The following are from one region of the Luteimonas sp. MC1572 genome:
- a CDS encoding AzlD domain-containing protein: protein MSMWAWILLASLAAYAIKLSGYLVPARWLEAPRMRRVAGTLTIGLLASLTAMNAFASGQVLAFDARLAALAAAGLALLLRLPFLVVVLVGAAAPALLRAWLQ, encoded by the coding sequence ATGTCGATGTGGGCGTGGATCCTGCTGGCGAGCCTGGCCGCCTACGCGATCAAGCTTTCGGGCTACCTGGTGCCGGCGCGCTGGCTGGAAGCGCCGCGCATGCGGCGCGTCGCCGGCACGCTCACGATCGGCCTGCTGGCGTCGCTGACGGCGATGAACGCCTTCGCCAGCGGCCAGGTGCTGGCCTTCGATGCGCGCCTGGCAGCGCTGGCCGCGGCCGGCCTGGCGCTGCTGCTGCGCCTGCCGTTCCTGGTGGTGGTGCTGGTGGGTGCCGCGGCGCCGGCCCTGCTGCGCGCCTGGCTGCAGTAG
- a CDS encoding methyltransferase domain-containing protein, which produces MDAPVPGYLTRNLVTHVDGVAFQLRVLSDLQQYADPDGHADALGISSAQWSLFGHLWPAGRLLAGAMQHVDIAGRRILELGCGIGLASLVLQRRGADVVASDIHPLADAFLAYNAALNALPAVHYRHMRWDEPLPSLGMFDLIIASDVLYERGHATLLSEVVARHTLPEAEVIVSDAGRGHGAAFTRALGALGFLPTAGDEPAATGDGDGTPGCRLLHFRRTLASRRAA; this is translated from the coding sequence ATGGATGCGCCCGTGCCCGGATACCTCACACGCAATCTCGTGACCCACGTCGATGGCGTGGCATTCCAGCTGCGCGTGCTCAGCGACCTCCAGCAATACGCCGATCCCGACGGCCATGCCGACGCGCTCGGCATTTCCTCCGCGCAATGGAGCCTGTTCGGCCACCTCTGGCCGGCCGGCCGCCTGCTGGCAGGCGCCATGCAGCATGTCGACATCGCCGGCCGTCGCATCCTCGAGCTCGGCTGCGGCATAGGCCTGGCGAGCCTGGTGCTGCAACGTCGCGGCGCCGATGTGGTCGCCTCCGACATCCACCCGCTGGCCGATGCGTTCCTGGCCTACAACGCCGCGCTGAACGCCCTGCCCGCCGTGCACTACCGTCACATGCGCTGGGATGAGCCGCTGCCGTCGCTCGGCATGTTCGACCTGATCATCGCCAGTGACGTGCTCTACGAGCGCGGCCACGCCACGCTGCTGTCCGAAGTGGTCGCGCGGCACACGCTCCCCGAGGCCGAAGTGATCGTCAGCGATGCCGGCCGCGGCCACGGTGCCGCGTTTACCCGCGCGCTCGGCGCGCTCGGATTCCTGCCCACGGCCGGCGACGAACCTGCCGCCACCGGGGACGGGGACGGCACGCCCGGCTGTCGCCTGCTGCATTTCCGGCGCACCCTCGCGTCGCGGCGCGCCGCATGA
- a CDS encoding NADPH-dependent FMN reductase: MSTYRLAIIVGSNRRESINRKLAEAMARLLPANFEVSYPRIDDLPMYNMDLEGGRPASVTRFTDEVAAADAVAVVMPEHNRSLPAVLKNAIDWGSKPMDANVWRGKATSITGTTPGAIGTAVGQQHLRQILGILGAVVQGGEAYIQFKPDLIGADGDFTDPGTRAFLQAYVDGFVDLVTRLAKR; this comes from the coding sequence TTGAGCACCTACCGCCTCGCCATCATCGTCGGCAGCAACCGTCGCGAATCTATCAACCGCAAGCTCGCCGAAGCCATGGCGCGGCTGCTGCCCGCCAACTTCGAAGTCAGCTATCCGCGCATCGACGACCTGCCCATGTACAACATGGACCTCGAAGGCGGGCGCCCCGCGTCGGTGACGCGCTTCACCGACGAAGTCGCCGCCGCCGATGCCGTCGCCGTCGTCATGCCGGAACACAACCGTTCGCTCCCGGCGGTGCTGAAGAACGCGATCGACTGGGGCTCCAAGCCGATGGACGCCAACGTCTGGCGCGGCAAGGCCACCTCGATCACCGGCACCACGCCGGGCGCGATCGGCACCGCGGTCGGCCAGCAGCACCTGCGCCAGATCCTCGGCATCCTCGGCGCCGTGGTCCAGGGCGGCGAGGCCTACATCCAGTTCAAGCCCGACCTCATCGGCGCCGACGGCGACTTCACCGATCCGGGCACGCGCGCCTTCCTGCAGGCCTACGTGGACGGTTTCGTCGACCTGGTCACGCGACTCGCCAAGCGCTGA
- a CDS encoding YkgJ family cysteine cluster protein, with translation MSARDDDCARCDAVCCRLTVVLQPEDRIPAYLTATTSAGLHVMARDEEGWCVAVDPAHMHCSIYETRPEVCRRFVMGAPYCSAIREDYSASRAQGIPLVMY, from the coding sequence ATGAGCGCGCGCGACGACGACTGTGCCCGCTGCGACGCGGTCTGCTGCCGCCTGACGGTCGTGCTGCAGCCGGAAGACCGCATACCCGCCTACCTCACCGCCACTACCAGCGCTGGCCTGCACGTGATGGCCCGCGACGAGGAAGGCTGGTGCGTGGCCGTGGATCCCGCGCACATGCATTGCTCGATCTACGAAACGCGACCGGAGGTGTGCCGTCGCTTCGTCATGGGCGCCCCGTACTGCAGCGCGATCCGCGAGGATTACAGTGCGAGCAGGGCGCAGGGCATTCCCCTGGTCATGTACTGA
- a CDS encoding AzlC family ABC transporter permease has protein sequence MRLIHSPAVRIGLSIAFATGLYGLSFGALGVAAGLDPWQVVALSTLMFTGGSQFAFIGVLAGGGSGSAAFGAATLLGVRNAVYGMQINRMLRPRGWRRWLAAQVTIDESAATAAGQVEPDEQRRGFWTAGLGVYVLWTLFTVAGALLGDALGDPRRWGLDGAAVAAFLALLWPRLSAREPVALAVVCALATVLAVPVAPPGVPILVAALVAALWGWFSRGPADEGLEPDVDPAAHADGAPRGMSTGESR, from the coding sequence ATGCGCCTCATCCATTCGCCGGCGGTCCGCATCGGCCTCTCGATCGCCTTCGCCACCGGCTTGTACGGCCTGTCGTTCGGAGCACTCGGCGTCGCCGCGGGCCTCGACCCGTGGCAGGTCGTCGCGTTGAGCACGCTGATGTTCACCGGCGGCTCGCAGTTCGCGTTCATCGGTGTGCTGGCTGGCGGCGGCAGCGGCTCGGCGGCGTTCGGTGCGGCCACCCTGCTCGGTGTCCGCAACGCGGTCTATGGCATGCAGATCAACCGCATGCTGCGTCCGCGCGGCTGGCGGCGCTGGCTTGCGGCGCAGGTCACCATCGACGAATCGGCGGCAACGGCCGCGGGTCAGGTCGAGCCGGACGAGCAGCGCCGCGGATTCTGGACCGCAGGCCTCGGCGTGTACGTGCTTTGGACGCTGTTCACCGTCGCAGGTGCGCTGCTTGGCGATGCGCTTGGCGATCCGCGCCGCTGGGGACTGGATGGCGCGGCCGTGGCCGCGTTCCTCGCGCTGCTGTGGCCGCGGCTGTCGGCGCGCGAACCGGTTGCACTCGCCGTGGTCTGCGCGCTGGCCACGGTGCTGGCGGTGCCCGTGGCCCCGCCGGGTGTGCCGATCCTGGTCGCTGCGCTGGTCGCCGCGCTCTGGGGATGGTTCAGCCGTGGGCCGGCTGACGAGGGCCTCGAGCCTGATGTCGATCCAGCCGCGCATGCCGACGGCGCGCCACGGGGCATGTCGACGGGGGAGTCGCGCTGA
- a CDS encoding redoxin domain-containing protein: MNALSRLAAFALAATVLLAAPSMAALKAGDPAPDFTAPAFMAGEPFTFKLADALRKGPVVVYFFPAARTPGCNLEASLFSKAIDRFAAHHATVIGVTAGNIEQLAGFSADTETCAGKFPVAADQGAVIAAKYDAVMDSRPDMSSRTSYVISKSGEIVHAYSDSNPNRHVAETLAAVAALDGR; this comes from the coding sequence ATGAACGCATTGTCCAGGCTGGCTGCCTTTGCACTCGCGGCCACCGTGCTGCTGGCCGCGCCGTCGATGGCCGCGCTCAAGGCTGGTGATCCGGCCCCCGACTTCACCGCGCCGGCATTCATGGCCGGCGAGCCGTTCACCTTCAAGCTGGCCGATGCGCTGCGCAAGGGCCCGGTGGTCGTGTACTTCTTCCCGGCCGCGCGCACACCCGGCTGCAACCTGGAGGCAAGCCTGTTCTCGAAGGCGATCGATCGTTTCGCGGCGCACCACGCCACGGTGATCGGCGTCACCGCCGGCAATATCGAGCAGCTGGCGGGTTTCTCGGCGGACACTGAAACCTGCGCCGGCAAGTTCCCGGTTGCCGCCGACCAGGGCGCGGTGATCGCCGCGAAGTACGACGCCGTGATGGACAGCAGGCCGGACATGTCCAGCCGCACGTCCTATGTGATCTCAAAATCCGGCGAGATCGTCCACGCCTACTCGGACTCCAACCCGAACCGGCACGTTGCGGAGACGCTGGCGGCGGTGGCCGCGCTCGACGGC